From the Mahella australiensis 50-1 BON genome, the window ATGCGGTGTAGTAGGTATGAAACCCACGTACGGAGCGGTATCGCGGTACGGGTTGGTAGCATTTGCTTCATCTCTTGACCAAATAGGGCCCTTAACAAAAGATGTAAAGGACTGCGCTATGGTATTGAATGCAATAGTCGGCCATGATCCATATGACGCGACATCGGTATCGAGATCATATTCCGACTATACATCCGCTTTAGTCGATGATGTCAAAGGTATTAAAATCGGTGTTCCCAAAGAATTTTTTGGTCAAGGCATAAACGAAGAAGTGAAAAGTGCCGTAATAAAGGCTATTGAGTTGTTCAAAGAGATGGGAGCGGATTATGAAGAAACATCTTTGCCATATACTGATCATGCGCTGTCGGCCTATTATCTTATAGCATCGGCTGAAGCCAGTTCAAATCTTGGGCGCTATGATGGTGTAAAATACGGTTATCGGGCAGCCCAATACGACGATATGATAGATATGTATAAAAAAACTCGTAGCGAAGGCTTTGGTAGCGAGGTAAAGCGCCGTATAATGCTGGGCACATATGCGTTGAGTTCAGGTTATTATGATGCCTACTACTTGAAAGCGTTGAAGGTTAGAACACTTATAACAAGGGATTTTCAGCGAGCTTTCGAGAAATACGACGTTCTCGTAGTACCTACGTCGCCTACGACAGCTTTTAAGATAGGCGAGCGTATGGATAATCCTATGGAGATGTATTTATCCGATGTATGCACAGTGCCAGTAAATATAGCCGGATTACCTGCTATATCCATACCGTGTGGTTTGGACAGCCGGGGTTTGCCTATAGGCTTGCAGATTATAGGCAAGGCCTTCGATGAAGAGACCATACTGCGCGTGGCGTACGCCTTTGAGAGCAATACGCCATACCATAACGAAAAACCTAGTGAAAGGTGAACATGACAGATGGAAGTACAAACCCTTATCGGATTAGAAGTACATGCTGAGTTAGCGACCAAAAGCAAAATGTTCTGTAGTTGCAGCACCGAGTTCGGGGCCGAACCTAATACGCATTGTTGTCCGATATGTACGGGCATGCCGGGTGTCTTGCCGATGCCCAATAAAAAAGCCATAGAATATGCTGTTAAAGCAGGGCTGGCTCTGAATTGCGATATATCGGAGTTCAGTAAGATGGATAGAAAAAATTATTATTATCCCGATCTTCCGAAAGCCTATCAGATCTCTCAGTATGATTTACCGCTCTGCGTCGGTGGTTATGTAGATATAGATACTGAAGAAGGGCCGAAGCGTATACGCATACGCAGAGTTCATATGGAAGAAGATGCTGGCAAACTGTTGCATGAAGGCTGGGGTAACAATTCGTTGGTCGATTATAACCGAGCCGGCGTACCGCTGATAGAGATAGTAACCGAGCCGGATATGAATTCACCGGCCGAAGCAGGGGCATTTTTGGACAAATTAAAAGCTATATTGCAGTATATAGAGGTATCCGACTGTAAGATGGAAGAGGGTTCTTTGCGTTGTGACGTGAACATAAATGCAAGGGCTAGTGATAAATCTATGGCTACTGCTATCACGGAAATGAAAAACTTGAATTCGTTTAAAGCTGCTGTCAAAGCTATGGAGTACGAAGAAAAACGCCATCGAGAGGCTCTACTCGAAGGAGATCCAACAGTGCATGAAACACGACGGTGGGATGATGCCAGAGGCGTTACCGTTGCAATGCGCAGCAAAGAGGAAGCTCATGACTATCGATATTTCCCTGAGCCGGATCTCGTACCGATAGCTTTGGACAAAAGCTATGTAGAAAGCATAAAAGAGGGCCTTCCGGAATTACCGGATCAAAGATATCAGCGCTTTATTTCTCAATATGGTTTGCCACAATATGATGCTGAAATCTTGACATCATCGAAATATCTGGCCGATTACTTTGAACAGTGCATGACTATTTACGATAATGCTAAAACCGTAAGCAACTGGCTTATGGGAGACGTTTTGAGGGCTTTAAATGAAAATGGCAAAGATCCGTCGGACATACCATTTCCGCCGGTATATCTGGTCGATTTGATTAAATATGTCGACGATGGTACTATAAGCACAAGCATTGCCAAAAAGGTATTCGATGAAATGTTTGCAAACGGAACGGATCCCGGTGCTATAATAAAAGAGCAGGGATTGGTGCAGATAAGTGATGAAGGTGAATTATTGGAAATAATACGGCAAGTTATTCAGGAAAATGCGCCTTCGGTAGCTGATTATAAAGCCGGCAAAAAGAAGGCTTTAGGTTATCTGGTGGGTCAGGCCATGAAACTTACCAAAGGCAAAGCCAATCCGCAACTTTTAAATAAACTGTTGGAACGGGAATTAAATTAATCATACCAAGCCTTCTTGCCTAATATAATTGTAACAAGATATTAGGTGAGAGGGTGTTATATTAATGGCTTATAAGAAGTGGGTAATATTTATAGCATTGGCTTTAATATTGTCTAGTGGCTTGATGGCATGTTCTTCTGAGAGCGATGATAAGGCTGATAAAAGTGATGCTGGAAACACAAATAATGCTGCCGAAACGGCTGGCCAAGCCGAGACGACCAGCAATATGCGTCCCACGGTACTGTATTATCAGGATGCCGATGGCTATGTCGTGCCGGTGATGCGCAGGATAAAGTGGCAAGAGGCCATAGCCAAATCAGCATTGCAAGCTATAACCGATGAAACCGTAATTCGAGAGGATATACAAAAAATAGGCCTATTGCCTTCCATACCGGCCGGTACTCAGATAAACGGCATAAGTATACATGATGGTTTGGCCACCGTAGACTTCAACGATGGCATAATGAGCTGTGCAGATGCTGCCGAAGAACGAAATATGGTCGATGCTATAGTGTATACTTTAGCCGAATTTCCGACTATAGATAAAGTGCAGCTTCAGGTCAACGGCAAAATTGTGAAGAAGTTAAAACACGGTACGGCTGTGGATAAACCTCTTGAACCGGCAGGTATAAACGCAGAGACAGCTGATAAAAATCTGGATCTGAATAAAGCATCGAAAGTAGCGGTATATTTCACAAAAGCGTCTGCTCCTAATTTTGCTTGCCTGGTTCCTGTAACTAGATTTACATCGGCCAGCAGCGCTAATATAGCTGACGCTATAGAAGAGCTGCTGAAGGGGCCTAAAGAGAATAGCAGTTTGACCACGTCTATACCACAAGGCACCAAGCTCCTGGGTGTCCAGGTGAAAGAGGGAGTAGCATATATTAATCTTTCTAAGGAATTTGAAGCTGTTCAAAATGCGCAGGCCGATATGGATATGGCGCTTAAGCAGCTTATGATGACGGTAAAACAGTTTGACGGAGTACAAAAGGTTAAGATTCAAATAGACGGCAAAGATGTGGGTTCGGGTGAGAATGCTGTTGCTGAGCCGATAGCCGTTCCCGCATTTGCCAATGAATACTGATTTTTGGAGGATATAATGCGGGCTTACCATAGAGGCTTTGATCAACTGCGACCGGTAACATTAACGCGCGATTACTTAAAACACCCTGATGGATCGGTGTTGATCGAAGCCGGAGAAACCAAAATAATATGTACGGCGATGATAGAAGATAAGGTGCCGCCTTTTTTGAAAGGAACGGGCAAAGGTTGGATAACCAGCGAATATGGCATGCTGCCGGGGTCCACTCAGGCACGTAAAATAAGGGAGTCTACCAGAGGGCATATAGAAGGGCGTACGCAGGAAATACAACGCATCATAGGTAGGACATTGCGCTCAGTTGTGGATATTTCTGCTTTAGGTGAACGCACTATATGGATAGATTGCGATGTTATACAAGCTGATGGAGGTACGCGCACAGCTTCTATAACTGGTTCTTTTGTAGCGTTGGCTATTGCTATAAACAAGCTGTTTGAGAAGAAAAAAATAGAGCGTTTCCCCATAAGCAATTTGGTAGCCGCTGTAAGCGTGGGTATAGTAGATGGCCAGATTATGCTGGATCTGTGCTATGATGAAGATGCTAGGGCGCAGGTAGATATGAATATTGCTATGACAGATGATGGCCGCTTCGTAGAGGTCCAGGGAACTGGCGAAGCGGCGCCGTTTTCACGCCGGCAGATGGACGAGCTCATAAACCTTGCCGACAAAGGGATACAGGAGCTCATGGCTTTGCAAATAGATTGTTTAGGAGAAATAGCTGATAAAATAGGTGGCAGAAAGTGAAGATCAAGGATATCATCATAGCTTCTAATAACAAAGGTAAGATTGCAGAGATCAAACATATATTGACGCCTTTGGGCGTCAATATATGTTCTATGCAAGAAAAAGGCATATATGTAGCAGTAGAGGAAGATGGCAATAGTTTTCAAGAGAATGCCATTAAGAAGGCTATGACTGTATGTAAAGTGGCTAATGAGTGGACATTGGCCGATGATTCAGGATTAATCGTACAAGCGTTAGGCGGCCGACCTGGTATATATTCGGCGCGTTTTGCCGGCTTAAATGCCAGCGATGAGGATAACCGCAGAAAGCTGCTCGATATGATGCGAGATGTACCATGGGATAAACGCAAAGCGTTCTTTTACTGCTGTGTTGCTCTCGTTTCGCCCGACGGCTATGTAATAATGGCAGATGGGCGATGTGACGGGTATATAGCATATGAGGAAATGGGAAGCGACGGTTTCGGATATGATCCTGTATTTTTGATACCTGAATATAACAAAACATTTGCCCAATTGGATATATCAGTAAAAAACGAGATGAGCCATAGAGCCAGGGCATTAGATGCGTTAAAGGATAAAATCAAAGATTACGTATGAAGAGGTAACTGATGAGAATAGGGGTAATGAGCGATACCCATGGTCATTTGGCCACAGCCAGAAGGGCTATAAAGGATATGGGTAATGTCGACGTGCTTGTGCATCTAGGCGATTATTGCCATGATGCTGTACTGTTATCGGCAGAGCTACAAAGAGAGATAATATCTGTAAAAGGGAACTGCGATTTTTCTTCCAGTATACCGGCAGAGCAGATTATAGAGGCTCAGGGATTGAGAATTTACGCCACACATGGCCATCAACACGGTGTCAAATGGGATCATGATGGCATCATTGAGAAGGCCAGGGATTTAAAGGCTGATGTTGTGTTATTCGGGCATTCGCATATAGCGGAGATATTCGCAGATAATGGCATACTTTTCATCAATCCTGGCAGCATAGGTGAGCCGCGCGGTTCGGATGCACCCAGCTATGCGATTATCGAGATAAGAAACGGCAAAACATATCCATATATAGTGGCCCTATCTTTGTGATGATGGGACAAATTTATTTGGCGCGACACTGTATGCCAGCAAAATCGGCGATTTTTTGCTATTGACAAACAAACGGCTATATGCTAAACTTACATATTGTCACCGGTATGCGGGTGTAGCTCAATGGTAGAGTTCCAGCCTTCCAAGCTGGCCGCGTGGGTTCGATTCCCATCACCCGCTCCATATAATAAGCGCTTGTAGCTCAGCAGGATAGAGCAACGGATTTCTAATCCGTGGGCCGGGGGTTCGAATCCCTCCAGGCGCACCATAATGTGGTGGATGTAGTTCAGCTGGTTAGAGCGCCAGGTTGTGGCCCTGGAGGTCGTGGGTTCGAGTCCCACCATTCACCCCATTTTTATTTTTGCGACCCATTAGCTCAGGCGGTAGAGCACTTGACTTTTAATCAAGGTGTCCGGGGTTCGAGTCCCCGATGGGTCACCATTTTGGGAAATTTTTTCGCTATAAATGTTGCATACTTTATATATGTTTGCTATAATAATAAGCGTCAGTCACATTGAGCTGTTTAATGGGTCAAGGTGACGTTAACGTTGGGATGTAGCCAAGCGGTAAGGCACAGGACTTTGACTCCTGCATTCGTAGGTTCGAATCCTGCCATCCCAGCCAAATTTGATCCATTAGCTCAGGCGGTAGAGCACTTGACTTTTAATCAAGGTGTCCGGGGTTCGAGTCCCCGATGGATCACCAATATGCGCGGGCGTGGCGGAATTGGCAGACGCGCCAGACTTAGGATCTGGTACCGCGAGGTATGGGAGTTCGAGTCTCTTCGCCCGCACCAAATGACCAAATAGCATGCGGGAGTGGCTCAGTGGTAGAGCGTTGCCTTGCCAAGGCAAATGTCGCGGGTTCGAATCCCGTCTTCCGCTCCATTACAATGGGCTATTAGCTCAGTTGGCAGAGCACCTGACTCTTAATCAGGGTGTCCAGGGTTCGAGTCCCTGATGGCCCACCATGAAGATCGCTGCTTAAGAGTAGCGGTCTTTTTATATAAAAAGCAAAATAGACCTTGAAATTTTAGCGTTTTAGTGGCATAATAAAAAAAACGAATATTTTGCTATTTTTTAATATAAGGAGGAACGTATGGGTTCTCAATTAGAGCAATTGGAAAATAACGTTGCCAAGCTGCGGATAGAAGTAGATGCTGCTGCTTTTGAAGAAGCGATAAAGAAGGCTTATAGAAAGAATGTTAAGAAATTCAGAGTACCTGGATTTCGCGTGGGGAAGGTACCTCAACATATAGTGGAGCAATATTATGGGGAATCTGTATTTTATGAAGATGCTATAGACGATGTTTTCCCGGATGCATACAGCAAGGCTATCGAAGAGAATGATCTTACTCCTGTAGACCTGCCTCAAATAGATATAGTCCAGATAGGTAAAGGGAAAGACCTCATATTGAGTGCAGACGTTACTGTAAAACCAGAAGTGACGTTAGGAGAGTATAAAGGAATACAGGTCAAAAGGCCGGTATATAATGTTACAGATGAGGATGTAGAAAAAGAATTAGAAGATTTGCGCCAGAAGAATGCGCGGTTGATAGCTGTAGAAGATAGGGCATCGCAAGAAGGCGACACTGTGACGGTGGATTATACCGGTTATCTTGACGGTCAAGAGTTTGAAGGCGGCAAAGCTGAGGATCAAGTTATAGAGCTTGGCCAAGGACGCTTTATACCCGGCTTTGAGGAGCAACTCGTTGGCATGCGGGTAGGTGAGAATAAGGAATTTAATATAGTATTTCCAGAGGATTATGGTAATAACGATTTAGCAGGCAAAGAAGTAACGTTTTCGGTTACCATGAAAGAAATAAAGTACAAGGAACTGCCTGAACTGGATGATGAATTCGCCAAAGATGTCAGCGAATTCGATACACTGGAGGAATTAAGGCAAAGTATAAGGGAGCGTTTGGAAAATGAAGCGGCCCAACAAACACAGTCAGCTCTCGAAAATGCTGTGATAGCAAAGGTTACCGAAAATTCTAGCGTTGATATTCCAGATGTGATGGTGGAAAGGGAACTGGATGATGTATTGCAGGAATTGGACTATAATCTCCAATATAACGGTTTGAGTCTGGATATTTATCTTCAGATTACCAATACATCAAAAGAGGCACTGAGGGAACAATATAAAGACGTTGCTCATAATCGCCTTAAATCCAGAATGGTACTGGAAAAGATAGGCCAAGTAGAGAATATAGAGGTTTCTCCTGAAGAAGTAGACGAAGAAATAAAGAAACGCGCGGAGCAAATGAATGTGGATGTCGAACAATATAAACAACGGATAAATCCGTCGTTTATAGAAGAAACATTGCGCATGGATAAGATCATCTCCTTTTTAATAGAAAATGCTGTTGTAGAGGATGTTGAGGAAGATGGTCAAGCGGATACTTCGGAAGACGAAGCCTAGTTTGAAAAGCAAGTATAATGAGCGGAGGTAATTTTATGAATTTGGTACCTATAGTTGTAGAGCAAAGCAGCCGCGGCGAGCGGTCATATGATATATATTCGCGGTTATTAAAGGAAAGGATAGTCTTTTTGGATGGCGAAGTGGACGATGCCACAGCCAGCCTGGTAGTAGCTCAAATGCTATTTTTGGAGTCAGAAGATCCGGACAAGGATATTCATTTGTATATAAACAGTCCTGGAGGTTCGGTGACGGCGGG encodes:
- the gatA gene encoding Asp-tRNA(Asn)/Glu-tRNA(Gln) amidotransferase subunit GatA, with product MELYRLTAHEAYDKLKKREVSARELAQSVIERIEDVEQNIGAYIHLDFDAALRQAEDVDRHIAEGCELPLLGGLPIAIKDNMCTEGVTTTCASRILANFVPPYDATVVRRLKERQAVILGKLNMDEFAMGSSTETSAFKKTKNPWDTDRVPGGSSGGSAAAVAADEAFFTLGSDTGGSIRQPASLCGVVGMKPTYGAVSRYGLVAFASSLDQIGPLTKDVKDCAMVLNAIVGHDPYDATSVSRSYSDYTSALVDDVKGIKIGVPKEFFGQGINEEVKSAVIKAIELFKEMGADYEETSLPYTDHALSAYYLIASAEASSNLGRYDGVKYGYRAAQYDDMIDMYKKTRSEGFGSEVKRRIMLGTYALSSGYYDAYYLKALKVRTLITRDFQRAFEKYDVLVVPTSPTTAFKIGERMDNPMEMYLSDVCTVPVNIAGLPAISIPCGLDSRGLPIGLQIIGKAFDEETILRVAYAFESNTPYHNEKPSER
- the gatB gene encoding Asp-tRNA(Asn)/Glu-tRNA(Gln) amidotransferase subunit GatB; the protein is MEVQTLIGLEVHAELATKSKMFCSCSTEFGAEPNTHCCPICTGMPGVLPMPNKKAIEYAVKAGLALNCDISEFSKMDRKNYYYPDLPKAYQISQYDLPLCVGGYVDIDTEEGPKRIRIRRVHMEEDAGKLLHEGWGNNSLVDYNRAGVPLIEIVTEPDMNSPAEAGAFLDKLKAILQYIEVSDCKMEEGSLRCDVNINARASDKSMATAITEMKNLNSFKAAVKAMEYEEKRHREALLEGDPTVHETRRWDDARGVTVAMRSKEEAHDYRYFPEPDLVPIALDKSYVESIKEGLPELPDQRYQRFISQYGLPQYDAEILTSSKYLADYFEQCMTIYDNAKTVSNWLMGDVLRALNENGKDPSDIPFPPVYLVDLIKYVDDGTISTSIAKKVFDEMFANGTDPGAIIKEQGLVQISDEGELLEIIRQVIQENAPSVADYKAGKKKALGYLVGQAMKLTKGKANPQLLNKLLERELN
- a CDS encoding GerMN domain-containing protein, yielding MAYKKWVIFIALALILSSGLMACSSESDDKADKSDAGNTNNAAETAGQAETTSNMRPTVLYYQDADGYVVPVMRRIKWQEAIAKSALQAITDETVIREDIQKIGLLPSIPAGTQINGISIHDGLATVDFNDGIMSCADAAEERNMVDAIVYTLAEFPTIDKVQLQVNGKIVKKLKHGTAVDKPLEPAGINAETADKNLDLNKASKVAVYFTKASAPNFACLVPVTRFTSASSANIADAIEELLKGPKENSSLTTSIPQGTKLLGVQVKEGVAYINLSKEFEAVQNAQADMDMALKQLMMTVKQFDGVQKVKIQIDGKDVGSGENAVAEPIAVPAFANEY
- the rph gene encoding ribonuclease PH, whose amino-acid sequence is MMRAYHRGFDQLRPVTLTRDYLKHPDGSVLIEAGETKIICTAMIEDKVPPFLKGTGKGWITSEYGMLPGSTQARKIRESTRGHIEGRTQEIQRIIGRTLRSVVDISALGERTIWIDCDVIQADGGTRTASITGSFVALAIAINKLFEKKKIERFPISNLVAAVSVGIVDGQIMLDLCYDEDARAQVDMNIAMTDDGRFVEVQGTGEAAPFSRRQMDELINLADKGIQELMALQIDCLGEIADKIGGRK
- a CDS encoding XTP/dITP diphosphatase — its product is MKIKDIIIASNNKGKIAEIKHILTPLGVNICSMQEKGIYVAVEEDGNSFQENAIKKAMTVCKVANEWTLADDSGLIVQALGGRPGIYSARFAGLNASDEDNRRKLLDMMRDVPWDKRKAFFYCCVALVSPDGYVIMADGRCDGYIAYEEMGSDGFGYDPVFLIPEYNKTFAQLDISVKNEMSHRARALDALKDKIKDYV
- a CDS encoding metallophosphoesterase family protein; protein product: MRIGVMSDTHGHLATARRAIKDMGNVDVLVHLGDYCHDAVLLSAELQREIISVKGNCDFSSSIPAEQIIEAQGLRIYATHGHQHGVKWDHDGIIEKARDLKADVVLFGHSHIAEIFADNGILFINPGSIGEPRGSDAPSYAIIEIRNGKTYPYIVALSL
- the tig gene encoding trigger factor: MGSQLEQLENNVAKLRIEVDAAAFEEAIKKAYRKNVKKFRVPGFRVGKVPQHIVEQYYGESVFYEDAIDDVFPDAYSKAIEENDLTPVDLPQIDIVQIGKGKDLILSADVTVKPEVTLGEYKGIQVKRPVYNVTDEDVEKELEDLRQKNARLIAVEDRASQEGDTVTVDYTGYLDGQEFEGGKAEDQVIELGQGRFIPGFEEQLVGMRVGENKEFNIVFPEDYGNNDLAGKEVTFSVTMKEIKYKELPELDDEFAKDVSEFDTLEELRQSIRERLENEAAQQTQSALENAVIAKVTENSSVDIPDVMVERELDDVLQELDYNLQYNGLSLDIYLQITNTSKEALREQYKDVAHNRLKSRMVLEKIGQVENIEVSPEEVDEEIKKRAEQMNVDVEQYKQRINPSFIEETLRMDKIISFLIENAVVEDVEEDGQADTSEDEA